A part of Amycolatopsis camponoti genomic DNA contains:
- a CDS encoding FAD-dependent oxidoreductase, with amino-acid sequence MRVVIAGAGLGGLCLAHGLRRAGVDVVVLERHASPDAKPASYGIHLGADGLRALHACLPERSRTQLTETSSTAPDIVRFHDQDLRVLAERDHTHTSANTDPVTRRRAVNRDALRDALLAGLNTANTGRDDVIRWGSAFDRFEYTKDGVLVHAADGHTVAADLLVGADGANSRVRAQRLPGLRRRDLGIVNIAGRVRLTRDLAGTLPAALVDGAVTNIVPARPGWMFLSTWDAGAAERVIVWAWAAHRSTYPDDLGTAGPARLLDLVRDRTGTWAAPVRRIIAETDLATVAAIPLKTMPELPDWQPTAVTLLGDAIHAMTPMAGIGANTALRDADTLRRHLSADTAPVARIAGYEREMRGYANAALALSTRNARGAATTSRLPRSVFRTVLRLAEAVPPVKQRMFPVR; translated from the coding sequence ATGCGAGTCGTCATCGCCGGCGCCGGGCTCGGCGGCCTGTGCCTGGCCCACGGGCTGCGCCGCGCCGGCGTGGACGTCGTGGTGCTCGAACGCCACGCGTCCCCGGACGCCAAGCCGGCGAGCTACGGCATCCACCTCGGCGCCGACGGCCTGCGCGCCCTGCACGCCTGCCTCCCGGAGCGGAGCCGGACGCAGCTGACGGAGACGTCGTCCACCGCGCCGGACATCGTGCGCTTTCACGACCAGGATCTGCGGGTGCTCGCCGAACGCGACCACACGCACACCTCGGCCAACACCGATCCCGTCACCCGCCGGCGCGCCGTGAACCGCGACGCCCTGCGTGACGCGCTGCTCGCCGGGCTCAACACCGCCAATACCGGCCGCGACGACGTCATCCGCTGGGGCAGCGCGTTCGACCGCTTCGAGTACACAAAGGACGGCGTCCTCGTCCACGCCGCCGACGGCCACACCGTCGCGGCGGACCTGCTCGTCGGTGCCGACGGGGCCAACTCGCGCGTCCGTGCGCAGCGGCTGCCCGGGCTCCGGCGCCGCGACCTCGGCATCGTCAACATCGCCGGCCGGGTCCGGCTCACCCGGGACCTCGCCGGCACCCTCCCGGCCGCCCTCGTCGACGGCGCGGTCACCAACATCGTGCCCGCCCGGCCGGGCTGGATGTTCCTGTCCACCTGGGACGCCGGCGCGGCGGAGCGCGTCATCGTGTGGGCGTGGGCCGCGCACCGCTCGACCTACCCGGACGACCTCGGGACGGCCGGACCCGCCCGGTTGCTCGACCTGGTCCGGGACCGGACCGGGACCTGGGCGGCTCCCGTGCGGAGGATCATCGCGGAAACCGACCTCGCGACGGTCGCGGCGATCCCGCTGAAGACGATGCCCGAGCTGCCGGACTGGCAGCCGACCGCCGTCACGCTGCTGGGCGACGCGATCCACGCCATGACCCCGATGGCCGGGATCGGCGCGAACACCGCGCTACGGGACGCCGACACCCTCCGGCGTCACCTCTCCGCGGACACGGCACCCGTCGCCCGGATCGCCGGATACGAGCGGGAGATGCGCGGCTACGCGAACGCGGCGCTGGCGCTGTCCACGCGCAACGCCCGTGGTGCCGCGACGACGTCCCGGCTGCCGCGGTCGGTGTTCCGCACCGTGCTGCGCCTCGCCGAAGCCGTGCCACCGGTCAAGCAGCGCATGTTTCCCGTCCGTTGA
- a CDS encoding PIG-L deacetylase family protein, protein MAGMTLPALPEESFRRVLCVVAHPDDMEYGTSAAVARWTARGIDVGYLLLTRGEAGMPNPPEETARLRVAEQRAACDVVGVEHLTVLEHPDGVLVYGLDLRRDICREIRRFQPDVVFGTGFDVETPYGFDQADHRAAGLATLDAIRDAGNRWVFPEQVEDENLEPHSARWYLTPGMTDATHGVDVTGEPLRRGVASLEAHAAYLAALPDHPAPSDFIPRFAAMGGKAMGVEHAVLFRAHDLQAPPEVTPDGS, encoded by the coding sequence ATGGCCGGCATGACCTTGCCTGCGCTCCCCGAGGAGTCCTTCCGCCGCGTGCTCTGCGTCGTCGCGCACCCGGACGACATGGAGTACGGCACCTCCGCGGCCGTCGCCCGCTGGACGGCGCGCGGCATCGACGTCGGCTACCTGCTGCTCACCCGCGGCGAGGCCGGCATGCCCAACCCGCCCGAGGAGACGGCCCGCCTGCGCGTCGCCGAGCAGCGGGCCGCCTGTGACGTCGTCGGCGTCGAGCACCTGACGGTCCTGGAACACCCGGACGGGGTGCTCGTCTACGGGCTGGACCTGCGCCGGGACATCTGCCGGGAGATCCGCCGGTTCCAGCCCGACGTCGTGTTCGGCACCGGGTTCGACGTCGAAACGCCGTACGGCTTCGACCAGGCCGACCACCGCGCGGCCGGGCTCGCGACGCTCGACGCGATCCGCGACGCGGGCAACCGGTGGGTCTTCCCGGAGCAGGTCGAGGACGAGAACCTGGAACCGCACTCCGCGCGCTGGTACCTCACTCCCGGCATGACGGACGCGACCCACGGCGTCGACGTCACCGGCGAGCCGCTGCGCCGCGGCGTCGCCTCGCTCGAGGCGCACGCCGCGTACCTGGCCGCGCTGCCGGACCACCCCGCCCCCTCGGACTTCATCCCGCGGTTCGCCGCGATGGGCGGCAAGGCCATGGGGGTCGAGCACGCCGTCCTGTTCCGCGCCCACGACCTGCAAGCCCCACCCGAGGTGACGCCGGACGGGTCGTGA
- a CDS encoding MarR family winged helix-turn-helix transcriptional regulator — translation MTRVASRLARATDRPGDGSPFALGLLLRRAHDRAAAQLLGVLRPLGLEFRHFIVLVSLHTGGPMSQQALVGAVGSDKATMVRVVDDLEHAGLVTRTPRPGDRRVHTITPTAAGTAVFDTAHQHAEPVAEHLLGHLGSGEAALLLDLLTRLAFPGEATIP, via the coding sequence GTGACAAGAGTGGCTTCCCGGCTCGCGAGAGCGACCGACCGGCCGGGCGACGGGTCACCGTTCGCACTGGGACTGCTGCTGCGCCGCGCCCACGACCGCGCCGCCGCGCAGCTCTTGGGCGTGCTTCGCCCACTCGGCCTGGAGTTCCGGCACTTCATCGTGCTCGTCTCCCTCCACACCGGAGGGCCGATGAGCCAGCAGGCGCTCGTCGGCGCCGTCGGCAGCGACAAGGCCACGATGGTCCGCGTCGTCGACGACCTCGAGCACGCCGGGCTGGTCACCCGGACCCCCCGCCCCGGCGACCGCCGGGTGCACACGATCACCCCGACCGCGGCCGGAACGGCCGTGTTCGACACCGCCCACCAGCACGCCGAGCCCGTCGCCGAGCACCTGCTCGGCCACCTCGGCTCCGGCGAGGCCGCGCTGCTGCTGGACCTGCTGACCCGGCTCGCCTTTCCCGGCGAAGCCACGATCCCTTGA
- a CDS encoding MarR family winged helix-turn-helix transcriptional regulator: MSGKSRTATARATDRPGDVSPFALGLLLRRAHTRVAGAMAAAMRPHGLELRHFAVLILLVDRGPTTQRDLVEATGSDKAGIMRVVDDLEEKGFAVRKPVPGDRRVRSVEITPAGLKAFDTVHRDALEPAEGLVSHLRPGEAAKLVDLLTRFTYPPADQA; this comes from the coding sequence ATGAGTGGCAAGTCCAGAACCGCGACCGCCCGTGCGACGGACCGTCCGGGTGATGTGTCCCCGTTCGCACTGGGGCTGCTGCTGCGCCGGGCCCACACGCGGGTGGCGGGTGCGATGGCCGCGGCGATGCGGCCCCACGGGCTGGAGCTGCGGCACTTCGCCGTGTTGATCCTGCTGGTGGACCGCGGGCCGACGACCCAGCGGGACCTGGTGGAGGCGACCGGCTCGGACAAGGCGGGGATCATGCGGGTCGTCGACGACCTGGAGGAGAAGGGGTTCGCGGTCCGCAAGCCCGTGCCGGGGGATCGGCGGGTGCGTTCCGTCGAGATCACCCCGGCCGGGCTGAAGGCCTTCGACACCGTTCACCGAGATGCCCTGGAGCCGGCCGAGGGACTGGTCTCGCACCTGCGGCCCGGGGAGGCGGCGAAGCTGGTGGACCTGCTCACCCGGTTCACCTATCCGCCCGCGGACCAGGCGTAG
- a CDS encoding DUF3159 domain-containing protein, producing the protein MNTTQEVRVPSESRVPPRKRRGEGIVVTAAPTVAFVAANALGDLTAALVTAGVTAIAAFGWRLYRRQPVRQAVLGLLLVAACAAVATVTGEARGFFLIPALIPFAVIAVCVTTVLIGRPLTGLVLNRVAGGPADWRCVPRLRRIHTVSTLTCAAVNVVNGALQVVYYRDDQPLVLGIVHIATGPVFAVIVAITIAFVRRAKAGPAAPAPLSAVRPPRVR; encoded by the coding sequence GTGAACACGACTCAGGAAGTACGCGTCCCGTCCGAATCCCGCGTCCCGCCGCGCAAACGACGTGGGGAGGGCATCGTGGTGACCGCCGCGCCGACGGTCGCCTTCGTGGCCGCCAACGCGCTCGGCGACCTCACCGCCGCCCTGGTGACCGCCGGCGTCACGGCGATCGCGGCATTCGGCTGGCGGCTGTACCGGCGGCAGCCGGTGCGGCAGGCCGTGCTGGGGCTACTGCTGGTCGCGGCGTGCGCGGCGGTGGCCACCGTCACCGGCGAGGCGCGCGGCTTCTTCCTCATCCCCGCGCTGATCCCGTTCGCCGTCATCGCGGTGTGCGTGACGACTGTCCTCATCGGACGCCCGCTGACCGGGCTCGTCCTCAACCGCGTCGCCGGCGGGCCCGCGGACTGGAGGTGCGTTCCCCGGCTGCGGCGGATCCACACCGTCTCGACCCTCACGTGCGCGGCGGTCAACGTCGTCAACGGCGCGCTCCAGGTGGTCTACTACCGCGACGACCAGCCGCTGGTCCTCGGCATCGTGCACATCGCGACCGGCCCCGTTTTCGCGGTCATCGTCGCGATCACCATCGCTTTCGTCCGCCGCGCGAAGGCCGGCCCGGCAGCGCCCGCTCCGCTCAGCGCCGTTCGCCCGCCTCGGGTTCGATGA
- a CDS encoding alpha/beta hydrolase family protein produces MTDHYIRLARRIPVPDAVPVVSVNPVTLPAPGRGIPLELRVTAPLRGDAVAIVLLSHGGGSSHYLQSKDGFSPLVDFYASHGFAVIQPTHLSSPGGGLGLDRDAVGHPLFWRSRIDDFELILDNLDAIEAQAPVVHGRLDPARVAAVGYSAGGNTVSALLGARALDPVSGAFLDFRESRVGAGVLLASTGSAEGMTDTMRERYPELETDFSRLTTRTLVVHGDEDVNPVATTRGADWHAEPYHLSPGADALLVLPGAKHYLGGIMGYSLAETDDEDPERLAVTQRMTWAYLRSALYNGDPAWQRATEAIRGDPALGSVYLKQPLLPPFRVE; encoded by the coding sequence ATGACCGACCACTACATCCGACTCGCTCGGCGCATCCCGGTTCCCGACGCGGTTCCGGTCGTCTCCGTCAACCCCGTCACCCTGCCGGCGCCCGGCCGCGGCATCCCGCTGGAGCTGCGGGTCACCGCGCCCCTGAGGGGCGATGCCGTGGCGATCGTGCTGCTGTCCCACGGGGGCGGCAGCTCGCACTACCTGCAGTCCAAGGACGGCTTCTCGCCGCTGGTCGACTTCTACGCGAGTCACGGGTTCGCCGTCATCCAGCCCACCCACCTCAGTTCTCCCGGCGGCGGCCTCGGCCTCGACCGGGATGCCGTCGGCCACCCGCTCTTCTGGCGATCGCGGATCGACGACTTCGAGCTCATCCTCGACAACCTGGACGCGATCGAGGCCCAAGCACCGGTCGTCCACGGACGGCTCGACCCGGCGCGCGTCGCCGCCGTCGGTTACTCCGCGGGCGGCAACACGGTCAGCGCGCTGCTCGGCGCGCGGGCTCTCGATCCGGTCAGCGGAGCCTTCCTCGACTTTCGTGAGTCCCGCGTCGGTGCCGGTGTGCTGCTCGCCTCGACCGGCAGCGCCGAGGGCATGACCGACACCATGCGCGAGCGGTACCCCGAGCTGGAAACCGACTTCTCGCGGTTGACCACGAGGACCCTGGTCGTCCACGGCGATGAGGACGTGAACCCCGTCGCCACCACCCGCGGCGCCGACTGGCACGCCGAGCCCTACCACCTCAGTCCCGGTGCCGACGCCCTGCTGGTCCTTCCCGGCGCCAAGCACTACCTCGGCGGCATCATGGGCTACAGCCTCGCCGAAACCGACGACGAAGACCCCGAACGGCTCGCGGTCACCCAGCGCATGACCTGGGCCTACCTGCGATCGGCCCTCTACAACGGCGACCCCGCATGGCAGCGTGCCACCGAAGCGATCCGCGGCGACCCGGCACTCGGAAGTGTGTACCTGAAGCAGCCGCTGCTTCCGCCATTTCGTGTCGAGTGA
- a CDS encoding helix-turn-helix transcriptional regulator: MIDRPGLAEFLRRRRAALTPSDIGLPETSRRRTPGLRREEVAVLAGISSDFYARLEQARGSDPSESVVTALARALRCTPDEKDHLFRLAGVPTPPRQVGDHIDPGLRQLAAHLDALPTCVYNDLGDVLYTNPLNDALAGDGEFRPGRDRNIYRRWFTPGAARDHVPEADRARLSAAHVSDLRATCSRRAGDPRITQLISDLSTHSEEFRTLWNRHEVAVRHADLKAVQHPTVGLIRLRCQLLVTPETGLRMRILLPLQGTDAAEKLELLRVIGTQQFAAG, translated from the coding sequence GTGATCGACCGTCCCGGACTCGCCGAATTCCTGCGCCGACGACGGGCGGCGCTCACCCCGTCGGACATCGGCCTGCCGGAAACCTCGCGTCGCCGCACACCCGGCTTGCGCCGCGAAGAAGTCGCCGTGCTCGCGGGCATCTCGAGCGACTTCTACGCGCGGCTGGAGCAGGCCCGCGGCTCCGACCCGTCGGAGTCGGTCGTGACCGCCCTCGCTCGCGCGCTGCGGTGCACCCCCGACGAGAAGGACCACCTCTTCCGCCTCGCCGGCGTGCCCACCCCGCCGCGCCAGGTCGGTGACCACATCGACCCGGGACTGCGCCAGCTCGCCGCACACCTCGACGCCCTGCCGACGTGCGTCTACAACGACCTCGGCGATGTGCTCTACACCAACCCGCTCAACGACGCGCTGGCCGGCGACGGCGAGTTCCGCCCCGGTCGTGACCGCAACATCTACCGACGCTGGTTCACCCCCGGGGCAGCACGTGACCACGTTCCGGAGGCGGACCGGGCCCGCCTGTCGGCGGCTCACGTCAGCGACCTCCGCGCCACCTGCTCCCGCCGAGCCGGGGACCCTCGGATCACCCAGCTGATCTCCGACCTCTCGACCCACAGCGAGGAGTTCCGGACGCTGTGGAACCGGCATGAGGTCGCCGTCCGGCACGCCGACCTGAAAGCGGTCCAGCACCCCACGGTCGGGCTGATCCGGCTGCGTTGCCAGTTGCTCGTGACACCCGAGACCGGCCTCCGGATGCGGATCCTCCTGCCCCTGCAGGGCACCGACGCCGCCGAAAAGCTCGAGCTGCTACGCGTGATCGGCACCCAGCAGTTCGCTGCCGGTTAA
- a CDS encoding LLM class flavin-dependent oxidoreductase translates to MGNSSVVPAGLAPSTRAGLRAGLQVIRSLLAGEEVDFDDVRSRLRDQVAVPLHPAASGPRNPRLAGEVADGAILLSGVASEQRRWRTADPCLSPFLAAAGVRVRVPERPPRLRPDLLHAESWASAVRACESFVDDETAELFARRFCLYGTADELAARLTELTRSGVSAVLLQHGGSYDLPRQLVADFAGRVRPVLRR, encoded by the coding sequence GTGGGCAACAGCTCGGTCGTCCCGGCCGGGCTCGCTCCGTCGACCCGGGCCGGCCTGCGTGCCGGGCTTCAGGTGATCCGGTCTTTGCTGGCCGGTGAAGAGGTCGACTTCGACGACGTGCGGTCACGGCTGCGCGACCAGGTGGCCGTGCCGCTGCACCCGGCGGCGAGCGGGCCGCGGAACCCGCGGCTGGCCGGCGAGGTCGCGGACGGCGCGATCCTGCTGTCCGGTGTGGCTTCGGAGCAGCGCAGGTGGCGGACGGCGGATCCGTGCTTGTCACCGTTTCTGGCGGCGGCGGGGGTACGGGTGCGCGTGCCCGAGCGCCCGCCGCGGCTGCGCCCGGACCTGCTGCACGCCGAGTCCTGGGCGTCCGCGGTCCGGGCCTGCGAGTCCTTTGTGGACGACGAGACCGCCGAGCTGTTCGCCCGGCGGTTCTGCCTGTACGGCACGGCGGACGAACTGGCGGCGCGGCTGACCGAGCTGACCCGGTCCGGCGTTTCGGCGGTGCTGCTGCAGCACGGCGGTTCGTACGACCTGCCGCGGCAGCTGGTCGCCGACTTCGCCGGCCGGGTCCGGCCCGTTCTCCGGCGTTAA